From Channa argus isolate prfri chromosome 18, Channa argus male v1.0, whole genome shotgun sequence, the proteins below share one genomic window:
- the kctd9b gene encoding BTB/POZ domain-containing protein KCTD9b isoform X1: MRRVTLFVNGTSTNGKVVAVYGSLEDLLSVASSKLGIRASSVYNGNGGLIDDIALIRDDDVLYISEGDSFEDRKRVTYINKLCVDPQEDFRGPAKVQTHTDWLTLNVGGRCFTTTRSTLVSKEPESMLAHMFREKAVWGNKQDSQGAYLIDRSPDYFEPILNYLRHGQLIINEGINPLGVLEEARFFGIEQLAEQLETLIKSSQPPGDHSPLTRKEFIRFLLATTTKSELRCQGLNFAGADLSRLDLRYINFKMANLREANLTHTNLSGANLERADLSMACLDGANLQGVKMLCTNAEGASLRGCNFEDPAGIKASLEGANLKGVDMEGSQMTGINLRVATLKNAKLKNCNLRGATLAGTDLENCDLSGCDLQEANLRGSNVKGAIFEEMLTPLHMSQSVR; this comes from the exons ATGAGAAGAGTCACGCTGTTTGTTAACGGAACCTCCACAAACGGGAAG GTGGTGGCCGTGTACGGTTCTCTGGAGGATTTACTGTCCGTGGCCAGTTCAAAACTGGGAATAAGAGCCTCTAGTGTTTATAACGGGAACGGCGGCCTCATAGACGACATAGCGTTAATCAG AGACGATGATGTGCTGTACATATCAGAGGGAGATTCATTTGAAG ATAGAAAGCGAGTTACCTACATTAACAAGCTGTGTGTAGATCCTCAGGAGGACTTCAGAGGCCCTGCAAAGGTTCAGACACACACCGACTGGCTGACACTCAACGTCGGTGGACGCTGCTTCACCACTACGAG GAGCACGCTGGTCAGTAAAGAGCCTGAGAGCATGTTGGCCCACATGTTCAGAGAAAAAG CTGTTTGGGGCAACAAGCAGGATTCTCAGGGGGCGTACCTGATCGATCGCAGTCCAGACTACTTTGAACCCATTCTGAATTATCTAAGACACGGACAGCTCATCATCAATGAAGGCATCAATCCTCTGG GTGTGCTGGAAGAAGCTCGATTCTTTGGCATTGAACAACTTGCTGAACAGTTGGAGACCCtcataaag TCCTCTCAGCCTCCGGGTGACCATTCACCTCTCACCCGCAAGGAGTTTATTAGATTCCTGTTGGCCACAACCACCAAGTCAGAGCTGCGATGTCAG GGTCTGAACTTTGCAGGTGCAGACCTGTCTCGTCTAGATCTGCGTTACATCAACTTTAAGATGGCCAACCTGAGGGAGGCCAACCTGACCCACACCAACCTTAGTGGGGCAAACTTGGAGAGGGCGGACCTCTCCATGGCATGTCTCGAT GGAGCCAATCTGCAGGGTGTGAAGATGCTGTGCACAAATGCTGAAGGAGCTTCACTGAGAGGCTGTAATTTTGAAGATCCTGCTGGAATCAAAGCCAGTCTGGAGG GTGCCAACCTGAAGGGTGTAGACATGGAGGGGAGTCAGATGACTGGGATCAATCTGAGGGTCGCCACACTGAAAAACGccaaactgaaaaactgcaaTCTGAGAGGAGCTACACTGGCTGGGACGGACCTAGag aaCTGTGACTTATCGGGATGTGATCTCCAGGAGGCTAATCTGAGAGGCTCCAATGTGAAGGGAGCCATCTTTGAGGAGATGCTGACTCCACTTCACATGTCTCAGAGTGTTCGGTAA
- the marchf5l gene encoding E3 ubiquitin-protein ligase MARCHF5 encodes MALAEEQPEKHCWVCFATEKDDHSAEWVSPCRCKGCTKWIHQSCLQRWLDEKQKGNSGGAVSCPQCGTEYHIIFPKMGPLVYFLQQVDKALSRASPFAAVGVVIGTMYWSAVTYGAVTVMQVVGHKKGLYVMERADPLFLLMGLPTIPVVLVLGKMIRWEDYIVRLWQRYSYKHSLRPGTHRHIPRVPIDGHSAGDHLSVSRTLCGALIFPSIANLMGRLLFQRVPSNLQRTILGGIAFVLIKGVLKVYFKQQQYLMQANRQILNYPERNGDRHSEGGDDTEDSGNY; translated from the exons ATGGCTCTTGCTGAGGAGCAGCCTGagaa ACACTGCTGGGTGTGTTTTGCCACTGAGAAAGATGACCACAGTGCAGAGTGGGTGAGTCCCTGCAGGTGTAAAGGCTGCACTAAATGGATCCACCAATCGTGTCTGCAGCGCTGGCTCGATGAGAAGCAGAAAGGAAACAGCGGAGGAGCAGTCAGCTGTCCACAATGTGGCACTGAGTACCACATTATCTTCCCCAAGATGG GTCCGTTGGTGTACTTCCTGCAGCAGGTAGACAAAGCTCTGTCACGGGCCAGTCCCTTCGCTGCTGTCGGGGTGGTGATTGGAACCATGTACTGGTCAGCTGTCACATACGGAGCTGTGACTGTCATGCAG GTTGTGGGACATAAGAAGGGGTTGTATGTGATGGAGCGAGCTGACCCCTTGTTCCTATTGATGGGTCTGCCCACCATCCCTGTAGTGTTGGTCCTGGGGAAGATGATCCGCTGGGAGGATTACATCGTGAGGCTGTGGCAGAGATACTCCTACAAACACAGTCTTCGCCCGG GTACCCATCGTCATATACCCCGTGTCCCCATTGATGGACACAGCGCAGGAGATCACCTCTCTGTATCCAGGACTCTGTGTGGAGCTctcatctttccctccatcgCCAATCTGATGGGAAGGTTGCTGTTTCAACGGGTGCCCTCAAATCTGCAGCGCACGATACTG GGTGGCATTGCATTTGTGCTAATCAAAGGGGTGTTGAAGGTGTAtttcaaacagcagcagtacCTCATGCAGGCCAACAGACAAATCCTTAACTACCCAGAGAGAAATGGAGACCGACACAGTGAAGGTGGAGACGACACGGAGGACAGTGGAAATTACTAG
- the kctd9b gene encoding BTB/POZ domain-containing protein KCTD9b isoform X2 produces the protein MRRVTLFVNGTSTNGKVVAVYGSLEDLLSVASSKLGIRASSVYNGNGGLIDDIALIRDDDVLYISEGDSFEDPQEDFRGPAKVQTHTDWLTLNVGGRCFTTTRSTLVSKEPESMLAHMFREKAVWGNKQDSQGAYLIDRSPDYFEPILNYLRHGQLIINEGINPLGVLEEARFFGIEQLAEQLETLIKSSQPPGDHSPLTRKEFIRFLLATTTKSELRCQGLNFAGADLSRLDLRYINFKMANLREANLTHTNLSGANLERADLSMACLDGANLQGVKMLCTNAEGASLRGCNFEDPAGIKASLEGANLKGVDMEGSQMTGINLRVATLKNAKLKNCNLRGATLAGTDLENCDLSGCDLQEANLRGSNVKGAIFEEMLTPLHMSQSVR, from the exons ATGAGAAGAGTCACGCTGTTTGTTAACGGAACCTCCACAAACGGGAAG GTGGTGGCCGTGTACGGTTCTCTGGAGGATTTACTGTCCGTGGCCAGTTCAAAACTGGGAATAAGAGCCTCTAGTGTTTATAACGGGAACGGCGGCCTCATAGACGACATAGCGTTAATCAG AGACGATGATGTGCTGTACATATCAGAGGGAGATTCATTTGAAG ATCCTCAGGAGGACTTCAGAGGCCCTGCAAAGGTTCAGACACACACCGACTGGCTGACACTCAACGTCGGTGGACGCTGCTTCACCACTACGAG GAGCACGCTGGTCAGTAAAGAGCCTGAGAGCATGTTGGCCCACATGTTCAGAGAAAAAG CTGTTTGGGGCAACAAGCAGGATTCTCAGGGGGCGTACCTGATCGATCGCAGTCCAGACTACTTTGAACCCATTCTGAATTATCTAAGACACGGACAGCTCATCATCAATGAAGGCATCAATCCTCTGG GTGTGCTGGAAGAAGCTCGATTCTTTGGCATTGAACAACTTGCTGAACAGTTGGAGACCCtcataaag TCCTCTCAGCCTCCGGGTGACCATTCACCTCTCACCCGCAAGGAGTTTATTAGATTCCTGTTGGCCACAACCACCAAGTCAGAGCTGCGATGTCAG GGTCTGAACTTTGCAGGTGCAGACCTGTCTCGTCTAGATCTGCGTTACATCAACTTTAAGATGGCCAACCTGAGGGAGGCCAACCTGACCCACACCAACCTTAGTGGGGCAAACTTGGAGAGGGCGGACCTCTCCATGGCATGTCTCGAT GGAGCCAATCTGCAGGGTGTGAAGATGCTGTGCACAAATGCTGAAGGAGCTTCACTGAGAGGCTGTAATTTTGAAGATCCTGCTGGAATCAAAGCCAGTCTGGAGG GTGCCAACCTGAAGGGTGTAGACATGGAGGGGAGTCAGATGACTGGGATCAATCTGAGGGTCGCCACACTGAAAAACGccaaactgaaaaactgcaaTCTGAGAGGAGCTACACTGGCTGGGACGGACCTAGag aaCTGTGACTTATCGGGATGTGATCTCCAGGAGGCTAATCTGAGAGGCTCCAATGTGAAGGGAGCCATCTTTGAGGAGATGCTGACTCCACTTCACATGTCTCAGAGTGTTCGGTAA
- the LOC137103675 gene encoding fibroblast growth factor receptor 1-A-like: MSSPCCFQLLLLSCVLLVLLVQFPQAQSRPATEDRDTERSPHRPILQAGLPANQTAVVGSDVEFVCRVFSDPQPHIQWLKHIIVNGSRQAPDGHPYVRVLKTAGVNTTDKEMQVLTLSNVNLDDAGEYTCLAGNTIGISHHSASVEEPAWLNLEPATIDDT; the protein is encoded by the exons ATGTCTTCCCCCTGCTGCTTCCAGCTGCTTCTGCTGTCCTGCGTCCTGCTGGTTCTGCTGGTCCAGTTTCCTCAGGCTCAGTCCAGACCAGccacagaggacagagacacag agcGTTCTCCTCACAGACCGATCCTGCAGGCCGGTCTGCCGGCGAACCAAACTGCAGTTGTTGGTAGTGATGTGGAGTTTGTGTGTCGAGTGTTCAGTGACCCGCAGCCTCACATCCAGTGGCTCAAACACATCATCGTCAACGGCAGCAGACAGGCGCCAGACGGACACCCGTACGTCCGCGTTCTCAAG ACTGCAGGTGTGAACACAACCGATAAAGAAATGCAGGTTCTGACTCTGAGCAACGTGAACCTGGACGATGCTGGAGAGTACACCTGTCTCGCAGGCAACACAATCGGAATCTCACACCACTCTGCGTCAGTTGAGGAACCTGCTTGGCTGAATCTTGAACCTGCAACCATTGATGatacttaa
- the actr1b gene encoding actin related protein 1B has translation MESYDILANQPVVIDNGSGVIKAGFAGDQIPKYCFPNYVGRPKHVRVMAGALEGDLFIGPKAEEHRGLLSVRYPMEHGIVKDWNDMERIWQYVYSKEQLQTFSEEHPVLLTEAPLNPSKNREKAAEVFFETFNVPALFISMQAVLSLYATGRTTGVVLDSGDGVTHVVPIYEGFAIPHSIMRVDIAGRDVSRYLHLLLRKEGYNFNTSAEFEVVRTIKERACYLSLNPQKDETLETEKAQYVLPDGSTLNIGPARFRAPELLFRPDLIGDESSGIHEVLAYAIQKSDMDLRRTLFSTIVLCGGSTLIKGFGERLLTEVKKLAPKDVKIKISAPQERLYSTWIGGSILASLDTFKKMWVSKREYEEDRARAIHRKTF, from the exons ATGGAGTCCTATGACATTTTAGCTAACCAGCCGGTTGTGATTGATAAT GGTTCAGGGGTTATTAAGGCTGGTTTTGCAGGTGACCAGATCCCGAAATACTGTTTCCCTAACTA TGTGGGGCGCCCCAAACATGTACGAGTGATGGCTGGAGCCCTGGAAGGAGACCTTTTCATCGGACCCAAGGCGGAG GAACACAGGGGCTTGTTGTCGGTGAGGTATCCAATGGAGCACGGGATAGTGAAAGACTGGAATGACATGGAGAGAATCTGGCAGTACGTTTACTCCAAGGAGCAGCTGCAGACTTTCTCTGAGGAG CATCCTGTGCTGTTGACTGAGGCTCCTCTCAACCCCAGTAAGAACCGGGAGAAGGCAGCAGAGGTTTTCTTTGAGACCTTCAACGTCCCTGCTCTCTTCATCTCCATGCAGGCTGTGCTGAGCTT GTACGCCACTGGCCGTACCACCGGCGTGGTGTTGGATTCCGGGGATGGCGTGACCCACGTTGTGCCCATCTACGAGGGCTTTGCCATCCCGCACTCCATCATGCGTGTGGACATTGCTGGAAGAGACGTCTCCAGATacctccacctgctgctgcGCAAGGAAGGCTACAACTTTAACACCTCAGCAGAGTTTGAGGTGGTTCGCACCATCAAAGAG AGAGCCTGTTATCTATCCCTCAACCCCCAAAAAGACGAGACTCTAGAAACAGAGAAGGCTCAGTATGTCCTCCCTGATGGAAGCACCTTAAAT ATCGGTCCAGCCAGATTCCGTGCTCCAGAGCTGCTCTTCAGACCTGACCTCATCGGAGACGAAAGCTCAGGCATCCACGAGGTCCTGGCCTACGCTATCCAGAAGTCTGACATGGACCTCCGACGCACTCTATTCTCCACCATCGTATTGTGCGGAGGATCTACACTGATTAAAG gttttGGGGAGAGACTACTAACTGAAGTGAAGAAGCTTGCACCCAAAGATGTTAAGATTAAG ATCTCTGCTCCCCAGGAGAGGCTCTATTCCACATGGATCGG TGGCTCCATTCTGGCATCGCTGGACACGTTTAAAAAGATGTGGGTGTCGAAGCGGGAATATGAAGAAGACAGAGCACGTGCCATCCACAGGAAGACCTTCTAA